A region of Arabidopsis thaliana chromosome 5, partial sequence DNA encodes the following proteins:
- the scpl41 gene encoding serine carboxypeptidase-like 41 has product MAIVSLRDVAMVMVTVQVFARGYPETDLVVRLPGQPKVVFRQYAGYVDLDLNAGRSLFYYFVEAEKHPDTKPLTLWLNGGPGCSSVGGGAFTELGPFYPTGYGRGLRINSMSWNKASNLLFVDSPAGVGWSYSNRSSDYNAGDKSAASDMLVFLLRWFDKFPELKSHDLFLTGESYAGHYIPQLADAILSYNSRSSGFKFNIKGIAIGNPLLKLDRDIPAVYEFFWSHGMISEVVGRTIKIQCDFSHYTYAYPHNVSDACNDAIREAGDITTEYVNTFDVLPDLCYPSIALQELRLKQMATKMSMGVDVCMNYERQFYLNIPEVQMALHANRTNLPYSWSLCSNLLNYSAIDVNTNMLPTLKRIIQNKIPVRIFSGDQDSVVPFLGTRTIVGELANDLNFKTTVPYGVWFHKRQVGGWAIEYGNLLTFATVRGAAHAVAYTQPSRALHLFSTFLRGQRLPNKTDIAMHD; this is encoded by the exons ATGGCTATTGTGTCGTTGCGCGATGTGGCCATGGTGATGGTGACAGTGCAGGTGTTTGCACGAGGGTATCCGGAAACAGATTTGGTTGTGAGGCTTCCTGGTCAACCAAAGGTTGTATTCAGACAGTACGCAGGGTATGTTGATCTCGACTTGAATGCTGGCCGTAGCCTTTTCTACTACTTCGTGGAAGCTGAAAAACACCCTGACACAAAACCGTTAACCTTGTGGCTCAATGGAG GTCCAGGTTGTTCTTCTGTTGGTGGAGGAGCTTTCACTGAGCTAGGTCCATTTTACCCCACAGGATATGGGCGTGGTCTTCGCATTAACTCCATGTCGTGGAACAAAG CCTCAAACCTGCTATTTGTGGACTCACCGGCTGGAGTTGGTTGGTCTTACTCCAACCGAAGCTCTGATTACAACGCTGGGGACAAGTCTGCGG CCAGCGATATGCTCGTGTTCTTGTTGAGATGGTTCGATAAGTTCCCGGAGTTGAAGTCTCACGATCTCTTTCTCACTGGCGAAAGCTATGCAG GACATTACATACCTCAACTGGCTGATGCGATTCTCAGCTATAACTCACGCTCAAGTGGGTTCAAATTCAACATCAAAGGCATTGCA ATAGGGAATCCACTTCTGAAGCTTGACAGGGACATTCCAGCTGTATACGAGTTCTTCTGGTCGCATGGCATGATCTCTGAGGTAGTGGGACGTACAATCAAGATTCAATGTGACTTCTCACATTACACATATGCATACCCCCATAACGTAAGTGATGCCTGCAACGATGCTATCCGTGAAGCCGGAGACATCACCACTGAGTATGTCAATACCTTTGATGTTCTCCCTGACCTATGCTACCCATCTATTGCCCTGCAAGAGCTAAGGCTTAAACAAATG GCTACTAAGATGAGCATGGGAGTGGATGTGTGTATGAACTACGAAAGACAGTTCTACCTAAATATCCCAGAGGTACAGATGGCTCTTCACGCAAACCGCACAAACCTGCCTTATTCATGGTCTTTGTGCAGCAA CCTGTTAAACTACTCTGCCATCGATGTAAACACCAACATGCTTCCGACTCTGAAGAGAATTATACAGAACAAAATTCCTGTTAGGATCTTCAG TGGAGATCAAGATTCTGTAGTTCCATTTCTGGGAACACGAACTATCGTAGGAGAACTCGCCAACGATCTCAATTTCAAGACGACAGTTCCATATGGAGTGTGGTTCCACAAAAGACAG GTTGGAGGCTGGGCCATCGAGTATGGAAACCTACTAACTTTTGCAACAGTGAGAGGAGCGGCTCATGCGGTGGCGTACACGCAGCCCTCACGAGCTCTGCATCTATTCAGCACCTTTCTTCGTGGGCAGAGATTGCCCAACAAGACAGATATTGCTATGCATGACTGA
- a CDS encoding Defensin-like (DEFL) family protein (Defensin-like (DEFL) family protein; LOCATED IN: endomembrane system; BEST Arabidopsis thaliana protein match is: Expressed protein (TAIR:AT5G42235.1); Has 75 Blast hits to 75 proteins in 2 species: Archae - 0; Bacteria - 0; Metazoa - 0; Fungi - 0; Plants - 75; Viruses - 0; Other Eukaryotes - 0 (source: NCBI BLink).), which produces MAITKKMLVVFLLAFLFVTSSVHCSDSTLGIGINQDWKKCFSPDPCKKAGTQGCMEFCRTISFLLFGECTSKPDQCCCVTK; this is translated from the exons ATGGCTATCACCAAGAAAATGCTTGTCGtatttcttcttgcttttctttttgtgacaTCGTCGGTTCATTGTTCTGATAGCACTCTTG GTATTGGAATCAACCAAGATTGGAAAAAATGCTTCAGCCCAGACCCGTGTAAAAAAGCAGGGACGCAAGGCTGCATGGAGTTCTGTAGAACTATAAGCTTTTTATTATTCGGTGAATGTACTTCTAAACCTGATCAATGTTGTTGTGTGACAAAATAA
- a CDS encoding uncharacterized protein (Expressed protein; BEST Arabidopsis thaliana protein match is: Defensin-like (DEFL) family protein (TAIR:AT5G42232.1); Has 35333 Blast hits to 34131 proteins in 2444 species: Archae - 798; Bacteria - 22429; Metazoa - 974; Fungi - 991; Plants - 531; Viruses - 0; Other Eukaryotes - 9610 (source: NCBI BLink).): MAITKNMLVVLLLTIIFVTSSVHCSDSALGIGIKEDWEVCFSIDPCLTGEGTLGCTKWCRNHINLSLVGYCRTDPEHCCCVAEK; this comes from the exons ATGGCTATCACCAAAAATATGCTTGTCGTATTACTTCTCACTATTATTTTTGTCACATCGTCGGTTCATTGTTCTGATAGCGCTCTTG GAATTGGAATCAAGGAAGATTGGGAAGTATGCTTCAGCATAGACCCGTGTTTGACTGGAGAAGGGACCCTAGGATGCACGAAGTGGTGTAGAAACCACATAAATCTTTCATTAGTTGGTTATTGTCGTACTGATCCTGAACACTGTTGCTGTGTGGCTGAAAAATAA